From a region of the Betaproteobacteria bacterium genome:
- a CDS encoding DUF3293 domain-containing protein, which translates to MAKTSELEAAYQATTYRVFLPSGICDLRIGEPCEALRCWLETADCNEFALITAHNPGSMPTDEATNAERQSQLECELLEGNYEPYAAQHISDADLWPDEESCFVPDISTEDACALAADYGQNALVRGGPDAVPHLVWVEETEK; encoded by the coding sequence ATGGCGAAGACGAGTGAACTGGAAGCCGCCTACCAGGCGACGACTTACCGGGTATTCTTGCCCAGCGGTATTTGCGATCTACGCATCGGTGAGCCTTGTGAAGCCTTGCGGTGCTGGCTGGAAACGGCGGATTGCAATGAGTTTGCACTGATCACGGCGCACAATCCGGGAAGCATGCCCACTGACGAAGCTACCAATGCCGAGCGCCAGTCGCAGTTGGAGTGTGAGTTGCTGGAAGGTAATTACGAGCCCTATGCCGCACAGCACATATCCGATGCCGATTTGTGGCCGGATGAGGAAAGCTGCTTCGTGCCGGATATTTCGACCGAAGATGCGTGTGCGCTGGCTGCTGACTACGGGCAGAATGCGCTGGTCCGCGGCGGCCCCGATGCCGTTCCGCATCTGGTGTGGGTAGAAGAAACCGAAAAATGA